One Oryzomonas sagensis DNA segment encodes these proteins:
- a CDS encoding AMP-binding protein, whose product MSQQITLTVGGLLDDMARRFPENDALVHPERGLRYNYREFNEVCRRVAKGLLALGVKKGDKVAIWAYNVPEWVILQFATAKIGAVLVTVNTAYKSAELDYILNQSDSTTLFMVKSFKDTDYVQTVYDVVPELQAAEPGRLSCPKLPYLKNVVFIGDQPPGGMITFEAMAEAGQRLSDAELNAVEATLDCHDVINMQYTSGTTGFPKGVMLTHFNLVNNGFNIGECMKFTEKDRLCITVPFFHCFGCVLGVMACVTHGSTMVPVEIFNPLKVLQTVQQERCTALHGVPTMFIAEMEHPEFSTFDLSTLRTGIMAGSVCPIEVMKRAVKDMNLTEITSVYGQTESSPGITQTRTDDPIELRVATVGRALPGAEVKIVDIETGAALPPGKQGELCGRGYMVMKGYYKMPEETAKVIDADGWLHTGDLAIMDENGYCKITGRIKQMIIRGGENIYPREIEEFLYTHPKVSDVQVYGVPDRKYGEQVMAAIILKKGLEMTEAEVREFCKGRIANYKVPKYVKFVDGYPMTASGKIQKFKLREMAIKELQLEDAGETA is encoded by the coding sequence TCAAAAAAGGCGACAAGGTTGCCATCTGGGCCTACAACGTCCCCGAGTGGGTCATACTCCAGTTCGCCACGGCCAAGATCGGCGCCGTGCTGGTAACGGTCAATACCGCCTACAAATCGGCCGAGCTCGACTATATCCTTAACCAGTCCGATTCCACCACGCTCTTCATGGTCAAGTCCTTCAAGGATACCGATTACGTACAAACCGTGTACGACGTGGTGCCGGAACTTCAGGCCGCAGAGCCGGGCCGGCTGTCGTGCCCGAAGCTGCCCTATCTCAAGAATGTGGTCTTTATCGGCGACCAGCCCCCGGGGGGGATGATCACTTTCGAGGCGATGGCCGAGGCCGGACAGCGGCTATCCGATGCCGAACTGAACGCCGTCGAGGCGACCCTTGACTGCCATGACGTGATCAATATGCAGTACACCTCCGGCACGACCGGCTTTCCCAAGGGGGTCATGCTGACCCACTTCAACCTCGTCAACAACGGTTTCAACATCGGCGAATGCATGAAGTTCACCGAAAAGGACCGCCTCTGCATCACCGTGCCGTTTTTCCACTGCTTCGGCTGCGTGCTGGGGGTCATGGCCTGCGTCACCCATGGTTCGACCATGGTGCCGGTGGAGATCTTCAATCCGCTCAAGGTGCTGCAGACGGTCCAGCAGGAGAGGTGCACGGCGCTCCATGGCGTGCCGACCATGTTCATTGCCGAAATGGAACATCCGGAATTTTCCACGTTCGATCTCAGTACCCTGCGCACCGGCATCATGGCCGGTTCGGTCTGCCCCATCGAGGTGATGAAACGGGCGGTGAAGGACATGAACCTGACCGAGATCACCAGCGTCTACGGGCAGACCGAATCCTCACCCGGCATTACCCAGACCCGCACCGACGACCCGATCGAACTGAGGGTGGCCACGGTCGGCCGGGCTCTGCCGGGTGCCGAGGTCAAGATCGTCGATATCGAAACCGGGGCCGCCCTGCCGCCCGGCAAGCAGGGCGAGCTGTGCGGTCGTGGATATATGGTCATGAAGGGCTATTACAAGATGCCGGAAGAAACCGCCAAGGTGATCGACGCCGACGGCTGGCTGCATACCGGCGACCTGGCCATAATGGACGAGAACGGCTACTGCAAGATCACCGGACGGATCAAGCAGATGATCATCAGGGGAGGGGAGAATATCTACCCCCGGGAGATCGAGGAGTTCCTCTATACCCATCCCAAGGTTTCCGATGTCCAGGTCTATGGCGTGCCCGACCGCAAGTACGGCGAACAGGTGATGGCGGCCATTATCCTCAAGAAGGGGCTGGAGATGACCGAGGCGGAGGTCCGGGAATTTTGCAAGGGGCGGATCGCCAACTACAAGGTTCCCAAGTATGTCAAGTTTGTGGACGGGTATCCCATGACCGCCTCGGGCAAGATCCAAAAGTTCAAGCTGCGGGAGATGGCCATCAAGGAGTTGCAATTGGAGGATGCCGGCGAGACGGCGTAG